The DNA window GCAGCATGACCTTCCCGTGTGTATCCCGGTGGCGACCCAGCTGCCCCACGCCGTCGGGCTCGCCTATGCCGCGCAGTACCGCGGGGACGATGCGGTGGTCATGGCCTACTGCGGCGACGGCGCGACCTCCGAGGGCGATTTCCACGAGGCGCTCAACTTCGCCGGCGTCTGGCACGTGCCCCTGGTGCTCGTGGTGCAGAACAACCAGTGGGCCATCTCGGTCCCGCTCAAGAAGCAGACGAACTCCGCCACCATCGCCCAGAAGGCGCTGGCCTACGGAGTGCCGGGCATTCAGGTGGATGGTAACGACGTGCTCGCGATGTACGCGGCGAGCCGCGAAGCGGTGGAGCGGGCTCGCGCGGGCGACGGCCCCACCCTGATCGAGGCGGTGACCTATCGGCTGGGGGTCCACACCACCGCCGACGACCCCACCAAGTACCGCTCCGAGGAAGAGGTGAAGGCCTGGGAGCGGAAGGACCCGCTCACCCGGTTCACCGCCTATCTCGAGAAGCGCAACCTCGCCGTCTCTGGTGTGGAGGCCGAGGTCGACGCGGAGATCGCCGCGGCGGTGGCGCGCTTCGAGGCGGCGGGCACGCCGGACCCGCTCGGCATGTTCACCCACGCCTACGGCGCGCCGCCCGCCGCGCTCGACGCGCAGCGCGAGGAGATGGCGGCGCGGCTGCGCGATCAGGCCCCGCCAGGAGCCGGCGGCGAGGGCCAGACGCCGGTGCCCATGCGCGGCCAGCGAATCACCCGGCGTTAGCCAGCCATGGCCGGGCACGCGGCGATGAGCAAGCTCAACATGGTGAAGGCGCTCAACCTCGCCCTCCAGCAGGAAATGGAGCGCGACCCCGACGTGCTCGTGCTCGGTGAGGACGTGGGCGTCGACGGTGGGGTGTTCCGGGTCACCGACGACCTCCAGCGGCAATTCGGCTCCCGCCGCGTCATCGACAGCCCCCTCGCCGAGGCCGCCATCGTCGGCACCGCGGTCGGCATGTCGCTCTACGGGCTCAAGCCCGTCTGCGAGATCCAGTTCTCGGGCTTCGCGTTCCAGTGCTTCCACCAGATCGAGAATCACGCCGCCCGCTATCGCCAGCGCTCGCAGGGTCGCTTCGGCTGCCAGATGGTGGTGCGCATGCCCTACGGCGGCGGGGTCCGCGCCCTCGAGCATCACTCGGAGAGCGAGGAGCAGTTCTACGCCCATATCCCCGGCCTCAAGATGGTGGTGCCCTCGGGGCCGCGCGCGGCGCGAGGGCTGCTCGCCGCCGCCATTCGCGATCCCGACCCCGTGATCTTCTTCGAGGCCAAGGCGCTGTACCACGCGGCCAAGGAGGAGGTGCCGGACGCGCCGGAAGTGCTCCCGCTCGGCAAGGCCCGTGTCGATCGCGAGGGACGCGACCTGACCATCGTGGCCTACGGGGCGATGCTGCGCGTGGCGCGTGAGGCCGCGGAGACCCTGGCCGCGGAGGACGGGGTGGAGACGGAGATCATCGATCTCCTCACGATCTCGCCGCTCGACCGCGAGACCCTCGCCGCATCGGTGGGAAAGACGGGCCGCGCGCTCGTGGTGCACGAGGCGCCGCGGAGCTTCGGCCCCGGCGCGGAGATCGCGGCGTCCATCATGGAAGGCGCGTTCCTCTCGCTCGAGGCCCCCGTCCGCCGCGTCACCGCCTACGACGTGCCGTTCCCCGGCTTCGCGCGGGAGAAGGCCACCGTGCCCGACGCCGCGCGCGTGCTCGCCGCGGCACGCGAGACCCTCGCCTACTAGCGGCATGTCCCGCGACTTCGCGCTGCCTGATCTCGGGGAGGGGCTCACCGAGGCCGAGATCGTCGAGGTGCTCGTCCACGAGGGGGAGGTGATCGCCGAGGACACCCCGCTGCTCGAGGTCGAGACCGACAAGGCCAAGGTCGAGATCCCGTCCCCGATGGGGGGCCGCGTGGAGAAGATCCACGTGACGCCGGGGCAGACCGTGAAGGTGGGCGCGGTGCTGGTGACCTTCGGCGACGCGGCAGGTTCCCCGCCCGCGCCCGCGGCACGTCCCGCGCCGGCAGCAGCTCGTCCCGCGCCTTCGGCACATCCCGCGCCGGTGGCAGCTCATCCCGCACCCGCGGCGGCCGCGTCCGCGCCGGCCTCGCCGCCTCCCCCGGTGCCGGCCGCGCCCCGGCCCGCGGGGCCGCCGCCGGCGACGCCGTCCACCCGGCGCCTGGCCCGCGAGCTCGGCGTGGACCTCGCGGCGGTGGCGGGGAGCGGGCCGGGCGGGCGCATCACCGACGACGACGTGCGCGCCCACTCCGGTGAGGGTGCCCGCGGGGCCGCGGTCGCGCGCGGGGCGGCTGCGCCCCACGCGCCCGTGACGCCGCGCTCCGCAGACGCGGCGGGTCCCGCCCGGCCACTCGCCCCGGTCGGGCTCACTCCGCCGGCGCTGCCGAGCTTCGAGCAGTGGGGACCGGTCGAGCGCGTGCCGCTCTCGCACCTCCGGCGCACCATCGCCGAGCGGATGGCGCTGTCCGCCGCGCTGATCCCGCACGTCAGCCACTTCGACCGCGCCGACATCACCGAGCTCGAGGCCATCGTGCGCGGCGGCTTCGAGGCGGCACGCGAGCGCGGTATCTACCTCACGTTGACGTCGTTCCTGCTCAAGGCGGTGGCCACCGCGCTCGGCCGGCATCCCCACTTCAACGCGAGCCTCGACCCCGGGGCGGGCGAGCTCGTGCTGAAGCGCTACGTGCACCTGGGCGTCGCGGTGGCGACGGATCGCGGCCTGATCGTGCCCGTGCTGCGTGATGTGGACAAGAAGTCGGTACTGGAGATCGCCCTCGAGCTGGCCGCGCTCGCCCAGCGCGTGCGCGACGGCAGGGCCACACTCGACGATCTCCGCGGTGGCAGCTTCACCCTCACCAACATCGGGGCCCTCGGCGGCACCGGTGCGATCCCGATCATCAACTATCCGGAGGTGGCGATTCTCGCGGTGGCGCGGGGTCGGCTCGAGCCCGTGGTGCGCGAGGGTCAGGTCGTGCCGCGGCTCTTGCTCCCCGTGACGCTGACCTTCGACCACCGCGTGGCCGACGGCGCCGACGGGGCGCGCTTCGCCGCCGACGTGGTCGCGCTGCTCGAAAACCCTGGCCGGCTGCTCCTGGGCCTCTGAGCCGAAGAGTCGGAGGGCGCCGCCGGTGGTGATGGGGGATCGGGTCGAGGAGGTCGACGTGGTGGTGGTGGGCGGCGGCCCCGGCGGCTACTCGGCGGCCTTCCGTTGCGCCGACCTCGGGCTCGAGAGCATCGTCGTCGACGCGGGCGCCCGCCTGGGCGGCGCGTGCCTCTACGAAGGGTGCATTCCGTCCAAGGCCCTGCTGCACGCGGCGCATCTCATCGGCGAGGCCGAGCGCGCCCGCGAGATCGGCCTCGACTTCGGCGCGCCCCACATCTCGCTCGACCCGCTCCGCAAGTGGAAGGCGGAGCGCGTCGTGGGCAGGCTGGCCCGCGGCCTCGCCGCGGTGGCGCGGGGAAAGAAGGTCGAGGTCGTGGGCGGCCGCGCGGTATTCGAGGGCTCGCGAGAGCTCCGGGTGGAGGGCGACGCGCCCATGAAGATCCGCTTCGGCCATGCCGTCGTGGCGGTGGGCTCCGCGCCCCGTGGCCTCCCGGGCGTCGAGCTCGGCGAGCGCGTGATGGACTCGACCGCCGCGCTCGACCTCCCCGACGTCCCCGAGCGCCTACTGGTCGTCGGGGGTGGATACATCGGGCTGGAGCTGGGGCAGGTGTACGCCGCGCTCGGTAGCCGCGTGACCCTGGTGGAGCTCACCGACGGGCTCTTGCCGGGCGTGGACCGCGACCTCGTCCAGCCGCTGGCGCGCCGTGTGGAGCGACAGTTCGCCGCCGTGCACCTCGCGACGCGCGTGATGGCGCTGCGCGAGGACGGCGGCAGCGTGGAGGCGACGCTGGAGGGCCGCGCCCCGGAGCGCTTCGACCGCGTACTGGTCGCGGTGGGGCGACGGCCGCTTACCGAGGGTCTCGGCCTCGAGATGACGCGCGTCCGGCTCGACGCGCGCGGGCTGATCGAAATCGATGCCCAGTGCCGCACTGCCGACCCGCGCATCCTGGCCGTCGGGGACGCGACCGGCGAGCCCATGCTCGCCCATCGCGCCATGCGCCAGGGCAAGGTCGCCGCCGAGGCCCTGGCCGGTCGGCCCGCCGCGTTCGACAACGCGGCGGTGCCCGCGGTGGTCTTCACGGACCCGGAGATCGCGTGGTGCGGCCTCGACGAGGCGGGGGCCCGCGCTGCCGGCCACGAGGTGAAGGTCGCGCGCTTCGCATGGGCCGCCTCGGGCCGGGCCGCCACCCTGGGCCGCGCGGACGGCCTCACCAAGCTCGTGGCCGAGGCGGCCACCGGTCGAGTCCTGGGCGTGGGCATGGTCGGGCCGGGCGCGGGTGAGCTCGCCGCGGAGGCCGCCCTCGCGGTGGAGAACGCGCTGACCGTCGAGGACGTGGCCCTGACGATTCACGCGCATCCCACCCTCTCGGAAGGTCTCATGGAAGCGGCGGAGTCGCTGCTCGACTGACCGGCCCCTCGCAGCGCGCTGGACACCTCGCCACGCGCGCCTCTATACTCGCGTCCACCATGGATCTTCGCCAGCTCGAGATCTTTGCCAAGGTCGCCGAGATAGGCTCCTTTTCGCGGGCAGCCGAGGCGCTGCACCTCACGCAGCCCACCGTGTCGGAGCACATCCGCGCGCTCGAGGACGAGCTGGGCGTGCGCCTGCTCGACCGCCTCGGGCGCGGGACGGCGACCACCCGGGCCGGCCAGCTCCTACTCTCCTACGCCTCGCGCATCCTGGCTCTCTCGCGCGAGGCGCGCCAGGCCCTCGAGGGCTATCAGGGGCGGATGCGCGGCGAGCTGGTCGTCGGCGGCAGCACGATCCCGGGCGAGTACCTGTTGCCGTCCGTGATCGGGCGCTTCCGCGAGAAGTTCCCCGAGGTGTCCACCACGCTCGTGATCGGCGCCAGCCAGGCGGTGGTGGACTGGGTCGCCGACGGTCGCGTGGAGCTGGGCGTGGTCGGCGCGCGCCTGCCGCAGCGCGGGCTCGAGTTCCACGACCTCAGCCTCGACGAGGAGGTCGTGGTGATTCCCCCGGGTCACCCATGGCAGGGCCGCGCCCAGGTCACGCTCGAAGAGCTCGCGCGCGAGCCGCTGCTCATTCGCGAGCGGGGGTCGGGGACGCGCGCGGCCTTCGAGTCGGCGCTGGAGCGCGGGGGCGTGGACCTCGGCACGCTGCGCATCGCGGGGGAGATGGGCTCGAATCAGGCCATCAAGCAGGCGGTCAAGGCGGGCATGGGGGTCACCGTGCTGTCACGGATCGCCGTCGAGGAGGAGAGCCGGCAGGGTCTGCTGGCCTACCTCCGTGTGCAGGACCTCGCTGTCACCCGCGGCTTCTACGTGGTGACGCACCGCGAGCGGAGCCGCTCGCCGGTGGCCGAGGCCTTCCGCCTCGTGCTGGAGGGCGGCTCAGGTTGAGGTGG is part of the Candidatus Methylomirabilota bacterium genome and encodes:
- the pdhA gene encoding pyruvate dehydrogenase (acetyl-transferring) E1 component subunit alpha translates to MPRTILEPRIRIEHLSILDADGNLDSALEPSLSAEELLQLYRAMVLGRRLDERMVRLQRQGRIGTFAPIKGQEAAQVGSVFTLRPTDWMVPSFRETAAMIFRGWTIEQLLLFFSGHLEGGRPAPEQHDLPVCIPVATQLPHAVGLAYAAQYRGDDAVVMAYCGDGATSEGDFHEALNFAGVWHVPLVLVVQNNQWAISVPLKKQTNSATIAQKALAYGVPGIQVDGNDVLAMYAASREAVERARAGDGPTLIEAVTYRLGVHTTADDPTKYRSEEEVKAWERKDPLTRFTAYLEKRNLAVSGVEAEVDAEIAAAVARFEAAGTPDPLGMFTHAYGAPPAALDAQREEMAARLRDQAPPGAGGEGQTPVPMRGQRITRR
- a CDS encoding alpha-ketoacid dehydrogenase subunit beta — its product is MSKLNMVKALNLALQQEMERDPDVLVLGEDVGVDGGVFRVTDDLQRQFGSRRVIDSPLAEAAIVGTAVGMSLYGLKPVCEIQFSGFAFQCFHQIENHAARYRQRSQGRFGCQMVVRMPYGGGVRALEHHSESEEQFYAHIPGLKMVVPSGPRAARGLLAAAIRDPDPVIFFEAKALYHAAKEEVPDAPEVLPLGKARVDREGRDLTIVAYGAMLRVAREAAETLAAEDGVETEIIDLLTISPLDRETLAASVGKTGRALVVHEAPRSFGPGAEIAASIMEGAFLSLEAPVRRVTAYDVPFPGFAREKATVPDAARVLAAARETLAY
- a CDS encoding dihydrolipoamide acetyltransferase family protein; this encodes MSRDFALPDLGEGLTEAEIVEVLVHEGEVIAEDTPLLEVETDKAKVEIPSPMGGRVEKIHVTPGQTVKVGAVLVTFGDAAGSPPAPAARPAPAAARPAPSAHPAPVAAHPAPAAAASAPASPPPPVPAAPRPAGPPPATPSTRRLARELGVDLAAVAGSGPGGRITDDDVRAHSGEGARGAAVARGAAAPHAPVTPRSADAAGPARPLAPVGLTPPALPSFEQWGPVERVPLSHLRRTIAERMALSAALIPHVSHFDRADITELEAIVRGGFEAARERGIYLTLTSFLLKAVATALGRHPHFNASLDPGAGELVLKRYVHLGVAVATDRGLIVPVLRDVDKKSVLEIALELAALAQRVRDGRATLDDLRGGSFTLTNIGALGGTGAIPIINYPEVAILAVARGRLEPVVREGQVVPRLLLPVTLTFDHRVADGADGARFAADVVALLENPGRLLLGL
- the lpdA gene encoding dihydrolipoyl dehydrogenase; this encodes MGDRVEEVDVVVVGGGPGGYSAAFRCADLGLESIVVDAGARLGGACLYEGCIPSKALLHAAHLIGEAERAREIGLDFGAPHISLDPLRKWKAERVVGRLARGLAAVARGKKVEVVGGRAVFEGSRELRVEGDAPMKIRFGHAVVAVGSAPRGLPGVELGERVMDSTAALDLPDVPERLLVVGGGYIGLELGQVYAALGSRVTLVELTDGLLPGVDRDLVQPLARRVERQFAAVHLATRVMALREDGGSVEATLEGRAPERFDRVLVAVGRRPLTEGLGLEMTRVRLDARGLIEIDAQCRTADPRILAVGDATGEPMLAHRAMRQGKVAAEALAGRPAAFDNAAVPAVVFTDPEIAWCGLDEAGARAAGHEVKVARFAWAASGRAATLGRADGLTKLVAEAATGRVLGVGMVGPGAGELAAEAALAVENALTVEDVALTIHAHPTLSEGLMEAAESLLD
- a CDS encoding selenium metabolism-associated LysR family transcriptional regulator, whose product is MDLRQLEIFAKVAEIGSFSRAAEALHLTQPTVSEHIRALEDELGVRLLDRLGRGTATTRAGQLLLSYASRILALSREARQALEGYQGRMRGELVVGGSTIPGEYLLPSVIGRFREKFPEVSTTLVIGASQAVVDWVADGRVELGVVGARLPQRGLEFHDLSLDEEVVVIPPGHPWQGRAQVTLEELAREPLLIRERGSGTRAAFESALERGGVDLGTLRIAGEMGSNQAIKQAVKAGMGVTVLSRIAVEEESRQGLLAYLRVQDLAVTRGFYVVTHRERSRSPVAEAFRLVLEGGSG